One genomic window of Corvus moneduloides isolate bCorMon1 chromosome 14, bCorMon1.pri, whole genome shotgun sequence includes the following:
- the TMLHE gene encoding trimethyllysine dioxygenase, mitochondrial isoform X1 — protein MWCQRLAWLLRGQRGSTGRRWPWLSQDLGPVPAAPVRCCPTAPAAPRCAWQLHQDHLELRYGSTLMRLDFVWLRDHCRSASCYNAKTNQRSLDTASVDLAIRPQAVRVDETTLFLTWPDGHVTRYGLEWLVRNSYEGQKQQVMHPRILWNAEIYRQAQVPSVDCRSFLETDEGLKEFLQNFLLYGIAFVENVTPTKEDTEILAERISIIRETIYGRMWYFTSDFSRGDTAYTKLALDRHTDTTYFQEPCGIQVFHCLKHEGTGGRTLLVDGFHAAEQVLRRAPEHFELLAKVPLKHEYVESVGGCHNHMIGVGPVLNVYPWNNELYLIRYNNYDRAVINTVPHDVVRRWYHAHRALTAELRRPDNELWVKLKPGKALFVDNWRVLHGREAFTGYRQLCGCYLTRDDVLNTARLLGLQA, from the exons ATGTGGTGCCAGAGGCTGGCGTGGCTGCTCCGGGGGCAGCGTGGGAGCACCGGACGTCGCTGGCCGTGGCTGTCCCAGGACCTCGGGCCCGTCCCGGCTGCCCCGGTGCGCTGCTGCCCCACGGCCCCGGCGGCCCCCCGGTGTGCCTGGCAGCTGCACCAGGACCATCTCG agctgaggtACGGGAGCACCCTGATGCGCCTGGATTTCGTGTGGCTGCGGGACCACTGCCGCTCCGCCTCCTGCTACAACGCCAAGACCAACCAGCGCAGCCTGGACACGGCCAGCGTGGACCTGGCCATCCGGCCCCAGGCCGTGCGGGTGGACGAGACCACGCTCTTCCTCACCT ggccggACGGACACGTGACACGGTACGGGCTGGAGTGGCTGGTGAGGAACAGCTACGaggggcagaagcagcaggtcATGCACCCCCGGATCCTCTGGAATGCTGAGATCTACCGGCAAGCCCAGGTCCCCTCCGTCGACTGCCGGAGCTTCCTGGAGACAGACGAGGGGCTGAAGGAATTCCTGCAGAATTTCTTGTTGTATGGGATTGCTTTTGTGGAGAATGTCACTCCCACCAAGGAGGACACGGAAATCTTGGCAGAGAGGATCAGCATCATCAG GGAGACCATCTATGGCAGGATGTGGTACTTCACCTCTGACTTCTCCCGGGGAGACACAGCCTACACCAAGCTGGCCCTGGATCGGCACACGGACACCACCTACTTCCAGGAGCCCTGCGG CATCCAGGTGTTCCACTGCCTGAAGCACGAGGGCACGGGCGGGCGGACGCTGCTGGTGGACGGGTTCCACGCGGCCGAGCAGGTGCTGCGCCGGGCCCCGGAGCACTTCGAGCTGCTCGCCAAGGTGCCCCTCAAGCACGAATACGTGGAGAGCGTGGGCGGCTGCCACAACCACATGATTGGAGTGGGGCCGGTGCTCAATGTGTACCCCTGGAACAACGAGCTTTACCTCATCAG gtaCAACAACTACGACCGTGCCGTGATCAACACGGTGCCCCATGACGTGGTGCGCCGCTGGTACCACGCGCACCGCGCCCTCACCGCCGAGCTGCGCCGGCCCGACAACGAGCTCTGGGTCAAGCTGAAGCCAGGCAAG gccCTGTTTGTGGATAACTGGCGTGTCCTGCACGGCCGGGAAGCGTTCACGGGGTACCGGCAGCTCTGCGGCTGTTACCTGACGAGGGACGACGTGCTGAACACCGCCcgcctgctggggctgcaggccTAG
- the LOC116451019 gene encoding tumor necrosis factor ligand superfamily member 10-like translates to MAPHPPSAGHYLRSDSGGSATPMLAEAPAPGDCPGAGAGPDGGPGAARGQRRRRCGPLWGSVAFMAILALQIASTTVLFVYFSMAISKLKSQAPGSAEELRCLQALNQQPEGSSLEELSSSQGCLRLASTIKAYVATVTESIIRRSAVKEAWRSYFNTSEGQPPPKIAGKPSAHLTLRPQSLAQDGRSQRFGNLSQSCRHAITHWGPSSLQSHVQNMTYRAGRLRVEQPGKYYVYSQIYFRYRGAGASGPQLVQCIQWQPAHSPPVLLLKGVGTKCWAPEADYGLHALYQGGLFELQAGDELFVSVSSLAIDYNDAAASYFGAFRLDL, encoded by the exons atggccCCGCACCCGCCCAGCGCCGGGCACTACCTGCGCTCCGACAGCGGCGGCTCCGCCACGCCTATGCTGGCCGAGGCTCCCGCTCCCGGTGActgtcccggtgccggtgccggtccGGACGGCGGCCCCGGTGCGgcgcgggggcagcggcggcggcggtgcgGGCCGCTGTGGGGCAGCGTGGCCTTCATGGCCATCTTGGCCCTGCAGATCGCCTCCACCACCGTCCTCTTCGTCTACTTCAGCATGGCCATCTCCAAG CTGAAATCCCAGGCTCCGGGCAGCGCGGAGGAGCTGCGCTGTCTGCAGGCGCTCAATCAGCAGCCCGAGGGCtccagcctggaggagctgagcagcagccagggctgcctcaGGCTGGCCAGCACCATCAAAGCCTACGTGGCCACG GTGACGGAGAGCATCATCCGCAGGAGCGCGGTGAAGG aggcCTGGCGGAGCTATTTCAACACCTCAGAGGGGCAGCCTCCTCCCAAAATAGCCGGGAAACCCTCGGCACATCTCACCCTCCGCCCACAGAGCCTGGCTCAGGATG GACGCTCCCAGCGCTTCGGGAACCTGTCGCAGTCGTGCCGCCACGCCATCACGCACTGGGGGCCCAGCAGCCTGCAGTCCCACGTGCAGAACATGACGTACCGGGCGGGGCGGCTGCGGGTGGAGCAGCCGGGCAAGTACTACGTGTACTCCCAGATCTATTTCCGCTACCGCGGTGCCGGCGCCTCGGGCCCGCAGCTCGTGCAGTGCATCCAGTGGCAGCCGGCCCACAGCCCGCCCGTGCTGCTGCTCAAGGGCGTGGGCACCAAGTGCTGGGCGCCCGAGGCCGACTACGGGCTCCACGCGCTCTACCAGGGGGGACTCTTCGAGCTCCAGGCCGGTGATGAGCTCTTCGTCTCCGTCTCCTCCTTGGCCATCGACTACAACGATGCAGCAGCCAGCTACTTCGGGGCCTTCCGGCTCGACCTGTGA
- the LOC116450929 gene encoding hepatocyte cell adhesion molecule-like, with translation MLLCRPAELLGTAWVLLAGLLVPFPPALEAAEPPQQRATAAVGSSVLLPGLDNVTHSDSMQWEFRSGSSSHTILQHRGGAHPPAILTPYAGRAAFHPSNGSLTLEDVQESDSGTYRVTVSTGDRKSREIQLEVLRSVSRPQLWTSALLARATGKIVCEVAEGRVDNITWKKDGQPLPPARVSRLSGSRSVLYLRPAQRSDCGSYSCNASNGISWQESSLNVTIEGLSRLLKDTLRIAVVAVVFAVVSAWGLIIPVCQSEKLRIRGELWRWLSSYTCGLVCIACILDGTAGILWMWQEGPSVAVILPEIALSYLTVVTFLVATTVIFQPTDFNHLKSKKAQRTMGYAAPGAVVTVVLTTTFLIKNIYHRHEEGCAEFMNVTILVVSTAAVSALPLLAIGLCYHTTQGWWKDRDVCWTDKVSSFEMSQPGTKDPIPS, from the exons ATGCTGCTGTGCCGTCCCGCCGAGCTGCTGGGCACCGCCTGGGTGCTCCTCGCAG ggctgctggtgccgTTCCCTCCGGCTCTGGAGGCAGCGGAACCTCCCCAGCAGAGAGCCACGGCTGCGGTGGGATCCTCcgtgctgctccctgggctggaCAACGTCACCCACAGCGATTCCATGCAGTGGGAATTCcgcagtggcagcagctcccacaccaTCCTGCAGCACCGTGGCGGGGCTCACCCCCCCGCCATCCTCACCCCCTACGCAGGACGAGCCGCTTTCCATCCATCCAATGGATCACTCACGCTGGAGGATGTCCAGGAAAGCGACAGTGGCACCTACAGAGTGACTGTCAGCACAGGAGACAGGAAGAGCCGGGAAATCCAGCTGGAAGTCCTCC GGTCCGTGTCCCGCCCTCAGCTCTGGACCAGCGCTCTCCTGGCTCGGGCCACTGGCAAGATTGTCTGTGAGGTGGCAGAGGGCAGAGTGGACAACATCACCTGGAAGAAGGATGGGCAGCCGCTTCCCCCAGCCAGAGTTTCCCGGCTCTCCGGCAGCCGCAGCGTTCTGTACCTGAGGCCAGCCCAGAGGTCGGACTGCGGCTCCTACTCCTGCAACGCCAGCAACGGGATAAGCTGGCAGGAGAGCTCCCTGAACGTCACCATTGAAG GTCTCTCCCGTCTCCTGAAGGACACCCTGAGGATTGCGGTGGTCGCTGTGGTCTTCGCTGTTGTCTCGGCCTGGGGATTAATTATTCCCGTTTGCCAGTCCGAAAAGCTCAGGATAA GGGGGGAGCTCTGGAGGTGGCTCAGCTCCTACACCTGCGGGCTGGTGTGCATCGCCTGCATCCTGGATGGCACCGCCGGCATCCTCTGGATGTGGCAGGAAG GCCCTTCTGTTGCTGTCATCCTGCCCGAGATCGCCCTGAGCTACCTCACCGTGGTCACCTTCCTGGTGGCCACCACCGTCATTTTCCAGCCCACGGATTTCAACCATCTGAAGAGCAAAAAGG cacagcGCACCATGGGCTACGCCGCGCCGGGGGCCGTGGTGACCGTGGTGCTGACCACCACCTTCCTCATCAAGAACATCTACCACCGCCACG AAGAAGGATGCGCCGAGTTCATGAACGTGACCATCCTGGTGGTCAGCACGGCGGCCGTGTCGGCCCTCCCGCTCCTCGCCATCGGCCTCTGCT ATCACACCACGCAGGGCTGGTGGAAGGACCGTGACGTCTGTTGGACGGACAAAGTCAG cTCCTTCGAAATGTCCCAGCCAGGCACCAAGGACCCCATTCCCAGCTGA
- the LOC116450931 gene encoding hemicentin-1-like, which yields MFPVPLLLLLLLLLAPGSAAAAPGVTARTLAPCYSADLRPASGSLVSAVGCTVLLTAPALRGSRAVSWEYRAGTEEGVILSYAHNRPSFMSRLYENRTTFNESNLSLQVVLQSGDSRLYRLRSQEEATAWFHLHVVAPLSKPEIVGNSSVKAGGNTKLVCNVLQGKADSYWWKKNGQLLLGSERIQFVENTTLCILRASISDSGYYTCVVSNAVSQNETSFLLHVHHSANVVLPVVLACVIIGSLAGIFVWCQRREDECDNCW from the exons ATGTTCCCcgtccccctcctcctcctcctcctcctcctcctcgcccccggcagcgccgcggccgccccggggGTCACAG CCCGCACGCTCGCTCCCTGCTACTCCGCCGACCTGCGCCCGGCCTCGGGGAGCCTGGTGTCGGCCGTGGGCTGCACCGTGCTGCTGACGGCCCCCGCGCTGCGGGGCAGCAGGGCGGTGTCCTGGGAGTACAGAGCGGGCACGGAGGAGGGGGTCATCCTCAGCTATGCCCACAACCGCCCCTCCTTCATGTCCCGGCTCTACGAGAACCGCACGACGTTCAACGAGTCGAACCTGTCGCTGCAGGTGGTGCTGCAGAGCGGGGACAGCCGCCTCTACCGCCTCCGGTCCCAGGAGGAGGCCACGGCCTGGTTCCATCTGCACGTCGTGG caccGCTGTCCAAGCCAGAGATCGTGGGCAACTCCTCGGTGAAGGCAGGAGGCAACACCAAACTGGTCTGCAACGTGCTGCAAGGGAAGGCAGACTCCTACTGGTGGAAGAAAAAcgggcagctgctcctgggaagtGAGCGCATCCAGTTTGTGGAGAACACCACGCTCTGCATCCTGCGGGCGTCCATCAGCGACAGCGGCTACTACACGTGTGTGGTGAGCAACGCCGTGAGCCAGAACGAGacctccttcctgctgcatgTTCACC ACTCTGCCAACGTGGTGCTGCCCGTGGTCCTGGCCTGTGTCATCATCGGCTCACTCGcag GTATCTTCGTCTGGTGTCAGAGAAGGGAGGACGAGTGTGACAACTGTTG GTAG
- the TMLHE gene encoding trimethyllysine dioxygenase, mitochondrial isoform X2 produces MRLDFVWLRDHCRSASCYNAKTNQRSLDTASVDLAIRPQAVRVDETTLFLTWPDGHVTRYGLEWLVRNSYEGQKQQVMHPRILWNAEIYRQAQVPSVDCRSFLETDEGLKEFLQNFLLYGIAFVENVTPTKEDTEILAERISIIRETIYGRMWYFTSDFSRGDTAYTKLALDRHTDTTYFQEPCGIQVFHCLKHEGTGGRTLLVDGFHAAEQVLRRAPEHFELLAKVPLKHEYVESVGGCHNHMIGVGPVLNVYPWNNELYLIRYNNYDRAVINTVPHDVVRRWYHAHRALTAELRRPDNELWVKLKPGKALFVDNWRVLHGREAFTGYRQLCGCYLTRDDVLNTARLLGLQA; encoded by the exons ATGCGCCTGGATTTCGTGTGGCTGCGGGACCACTGCCGCTCCGCCTCCTGCTACAACGCCAAGACCAACCAGCGCAGCCTGGACACGGCCAGCGTGGACCTGGCCATCCGGCCCCAGGCCGTGCGGGTGGACGAGACCACGCTCTTCCTCACCT ggccggACGGACACGTGACACGGTACGGGCTGGAGTGGCTGGTGAGGAACAGCTACGaggggcagaagcagcaggtcATGCACCCCCGGATCCTCTGGAATGCTGAGATCTACCGGCAAGCCCAGGTCCCCTCCGTCGACTGCCGGAGCTTCCTGGAGACAGACGAGGGGCTGAAGGAATTCCTGCAGAATTTCTTGTTGTATGGGATTGCTTTTGTGGAGAATGTCACTCCCACCAAGGAGGACACGGAAATCTTGGCAGAGAGGATCAGCATCATCAG GGAGACCATCTATGGCAGGATGTGGTACTTCACCTCTGACTTCTCCCGGGGAGACACAGCCTACACCAAGCTGGCCCTGGATCGGCACACGGACACCACCTACTTCCAGGAGCCCTGCGG CATCCAGGTGTTCCACTGCCTGAAGCACGAGGGCACGGGCGGGCGGACGCTGCTGGTGGACGGGTTCCACGCGGCCGAGCAGGTGCTGCGCCGGGCCCCGGAGCACTTCGAGCTGCTCGCCAAGGTGCCCCTCAAGCACGAATACGTGGAGAGCGTGGGCGGCTGCCACAACCACATGATTGGAGTGGGGCCGGTGCTCAATGTGTACCCCTGGAACAACGAGCTTTACCTCATCAG gtaCAACAACTACGACCGTGCCGTGATCAACACGGTGCCCCATGACGTGGTGCGCCGCTGGTACCACGCGCACCGCGCCCTCACCGCCGAGCTGCGCCGGCCCGACAACGAGCTCTGGGTCAAGCTGAAGCCAGGCAAG gccCTGTTTGTGGATAACTGGCGTGTCCTGCACGGCCGGGAAGCGTTCACGGGGTACCGGCAGCTCTGCGGCTGTTACCTGACGAGGGACGACGTGCTGAACACCGCCcgcctgctggggctgcaggccTAG